The Corythoichthys intestinalis isolate RoL2023-P3 chromosome 1, ASM3026506v1, whole genome shotgun sequence genome has a segment encoding these proteins:
- the ulk3 gene encoding serine/threonine-protein kinase ULK3 isoform X1 — translation MASSSSFAPPKLDDFILTERLGSGTYATVYKAYRKGDSREAVAVKVVAKKTLNKASTENLLTEIEILKTVRHPHIVQLKDFVWDSENIYLILEWCSGGDLSRFIRSRRILPEGIARRFLQQIACALQFLHDRNISHLDLKPQNILLCGSVLKLADFGFAQYMSPWDEKSVLRGSPLYMAPEMVCRRQYDSRVDLWSVGVILYEALFGRAPFASRSFSELEEKIRSNQPIDLPPGAKVSKQCRDLLLRLLERNPDARITFAEFFTHPFVDMEHMPSAESLGKAKELVLQAVQKDQDGERSAALSFYCSALEHFVPAIYYETDRQRKDILRQKVRQYASRAEELKALVASDNKLMFEEARTSRDILREMSREQPRLLAALEMASDIIAKEQIGMDENEALDEYQKCLGELLLALAAEPQGRRRELLHVEIKSLMSRAEYLKKNIKMQEAERDVSLDREPLADSVRSSCCVQ, via the exons ATGGCGTCGTCCTCCAGCTTCGCCCCTCCGAAACTGGACGACTTCATCCTGACGGAGCGGCTGGGTAGCGGTACGTACGCGACAGTTTACAAGGCCTATCGAAAA GGGGATAGTCGAGAGGCAGTAGCTGTGAAGGTGGTTGCCAAGAAGACACTGAACAAGGCCTCTACAGAGAACTTGCTCACCGAGATAGAGATCCTCAAAACCGTGCGACATCCTCATATTGTTCAGCTGAAAGACTTTGTG TGGGATTCTGAGAACATCTACTTGATCCTGGAATGGTGTTCCGGCGGAGATCTGTCCCGTTTCATCCGCAGTCGTCGGATTTTGCCGGAGGGAATCGCGCGGCGTTTTCTGCAGCAGATAG CCTGTGCTCTCCAGTTCCTACATGATCGAAACATTTCCCACCTGGATCTGAAACCGCAGAACATCTTGCTGTGTGGCTCGGTCCTGAAGCTAGCAG ACTTTGGCTTCGCCCAGTACATGTCACCGTGGGACGAAAAGAGCGTGCTGAGAGGCTCTCCTCTGTACATGGCTCCCGAGATGGTGTGTCGACGCCAGTACGACTCCAGAGTGGATCTCTGGTCAGTGGGAGTTATTCTTTATG AGGCACTGTTTGGACGGGCCCCTTTTGCATCAAGGTCGTTTTCAGAATTGGAAGAGAAGATTCGGAGCAACCAGCCTATTGAT CTCCCTCCAGGGGCCAAGGTCTCCAAGCAGTGCCGTGACCTCCTATTGCGTCTCCTTGAGAGAAACCCGGATGCGCGGATCACCTTCGCCGAGTTCTTCACGCATCCCTTTGTGGATATGGAGCACATGCCGAGTGCCGAGAGCTTGGGGAAGGCA aaAGAACTGGTCCTGCAGGCGGTCCAGAAGGACCAGGATGGCGAGAGGTCCGCTGCACTCTCTTTTTACTGTAGCGCCCTGGAGCATTTTGTCCCTGCTATTTATT ATGAGACTGACAGACAGCGAAAAGATATCCTTAGGCAAAAG GTCCGCCAATATGCGTCACGAGCAGAAGAGCTGAAGGCCCTGGTAGCCTCAGACAACAAGTTAATGTTTGAGGAGGCGCGCACTTCCAGGGACATTCTCCGAG AAATGTCTCGTGAGCAACCACGCTTGCTGGCAGCGCTGGAGATGGCTTCAGACATCATCGCTAAG GAGCAAATTGGAATGGACGAAAATGAGGCCTTGGATGAATACCAGAAGTGTTTAGGAGAACTCCTATTGGCGCTTGCAG CTGAGCCGCAGGGCCGCCGACGTGAGCTGCTCCACGTTGAG